The sequence below is a genomic window from Nostoc flagelliforme CCNUN1.
GCTTGGTCAGAAAGCTTGCACCAACTGGCTGCATTCTACGGTGTCTGCTGGTATTCTTGGTCAGAACAGATTAAATCAATGCGTAACTTGGCTAATTACTCTTTTGAGTGGGTGCTACCAGGTCATGGGCGAAGGTTTCATGCTGATAAGGAAACCATGCGCCAGCAGATGCACAAGTGTATTGAGTGGATGGAATCTTTAAATTGACGTTATAGCGATTCTCATTTTAATGAGAGACATCATAGCCCCCTCCTCGCTTGCGGGGAGGGGGTTGGGGGTGGGGTTATTGTAGCTAACTCAACTGAGAACCGCTATAAATCAATACGGTTCAGTTAAGGTAAGTAATTGACATTATTCTCAATAGTTAAACCTAAGAATAAGTCTTTCAGCATTAGAAAAATTAGGATTTTTCGTTAACTGAACCGTATTGCGCTATAAATAACTGACTTTTCACGTCATGTAGAAAAATCTTCTAGCCACATTTTTGTCAAAGTGAAACTGTCACACTCACCGACATCCCGCCCAGAACTGAAGTTCAGGGCTGATACCGAAAGTCCACTCAAGTGGACTGAATTAATTATTGAGTCCACTTGAGTGGACTTTAGCTATGAGACTCGGAATTTATTCCGAGGCGGGATAGAAACGCAGTGAGAGATTTATTAATAAAGATATGGCTGTGGGCTTGTGTGTACACCGTAGCTTTTTAGAGAGAGAGATTTAGAGAGAGGTCAAACTTTATTGCATACAAACCAGAAGCGCTATAACCTGGGTTTTAGCACCCTTTTAACCAAACACGGATTATGAAAAAGCTGATCAACAAGCCAGAAGACTTTGTGCGGGAAAGTCTAGAAGGTATGGCGGCGGCTCATTCCGATTTAATTAAACTGAATTATGATCCCGCCTTTGTCTATCGAGCCAATGCACCTATTCCGGGTAAAGTAGCAATTATTTCTGGTGGTGGTAGTGGACATGAACCAATGCACGCTGGCTTCGTGGGCAAAGGAATGCTTGATGCAGCTTGTCCTGGTGAGGTTTTCACTTCACCAACTCCTGACCAAATGCTAGAAGCAGCAAAGCTTGTAGATGGAGGCTCAGGTATCCTTTACATCGTCAAAAATTACAGTGGCGATGTGATGAACTTTGAAATGGCAACGGAGTTAGCCCGTAGTGAAGGCATTCGATCGCTAAATATTTTGATTGATGACGATGTAGCAGTGAAAGATAGCCTCTATACCCAAGGACGGCGGGGTGTGGGAACAACAATACTAGCGGAAAAAATTTGTGGTGCGGCGGCTGAGGCTGGGTATGATTTGCCACAAATAGCAAATTTATGTCGCCGGGTAAATCTGAATGGGCGGAGTATGGGAATTGCTCTAACATCTTGTACAGTCCCCACTAATGGAACACCGACATTTGAATTGAGCGATCACGAAATCGAATTAGGTATCGGTATTCACGGTGAGCCAGGAACAGAACGTACAGCCATCAAACCAGTAGACGAGATTACCGAAATTTTGACGCGATCGCTCCTTGAAGATGCACCATACAGCCGCACACTGCGCGAGTGGGATGAAGACAAAGGAGAATGGGTAGATGTAGAACTCATAAATCTCCCATTTGCTAAAGGCGATCGCTTATTAGCTTTCGTCAATAGTATGGGTGGAACTCCGGTTTCTGAACTGTATATTGTTTACCGCAAACTCGCCCAAATCTGCGAACAGCAAGGATTGCAAATTGTGCGAAACTTGATCGGCCCTTACATTACATCTTTAGAAATGCAAGGTTGCTCCATTACCTTGCTGAAATTAGATGACGAGATGATCCGCCTATGGGATGCACCAGTCAAAACACCAAGTTGGCGTTCGGGAATTTAACTAATTACGAATTATGTTGAGTCAGGCGCAGATATTACAATGGTTGCAGGCTTATGCAACGGATATAGAGCAGAATAAAGCATATTTGACAGAATTAGATGCTGCGATCGGAGATGCGGATCATGGGATCAATATGGATCGCGGCTTCAAAAAGGTAAGCGCTCAGTTACCAACTCTTATAGACAAGGACATCAGCAACATTCTCAAAACCGTGAGTATGACCTTGATTTCTTCCATTGGCGGTGCTAGTGGCCCTCTTTATGGCACTTGGTTTTTACGAGCAAGTACAGCAGTAGTTGGTAAGCAAGAATTAACAGAACAAGATGTGTTAGGGCTACTCCAAGCAGGCTTAGACGGCGTGCTGCAACGTGGCAAAGCGCAACTAGGAGACAAAACAATGGTTGATGTGCTATCTCCGGCTGTAGACGCTTTTGGGCAAGCTGTAGGAGAAAGTAAAGGGACGTTGGAAGCTATGCAACAGGCTGTAGCAGCAGCCCAAAGGGGGTTGCAGGAAACTATACCAATGCAGGCGAAAAAGGGACGGGCTAGCTACCTGGGGGAACGGAGTATCGGACATCCAGATCCAGGAGGGACTTCTACTTATTTGATGTTGAAGAGTTTGTTAGGTGTATTGGAAACTATTTGAGATTCAGAAGTTGAAGCAGATTTTGAAGCTTGAAATTATTCCAACTCAAAGCTACTGAAGTTTCAATAGTTAAATCTCCAAGTTTTAAGGTTAGTCATCAAAGCAGAACCATTTTCAAGACTATCGAAAAGGTCATCTAAAAGCTGCAATTGATTTCGAGAAAGAGTATAGTAAACCTTATTCAAACTTATCTAATTATCTGATTGACAGCAGATATACTCTGGATGCGCCATTTACCTCGTTCTCGAATCAAATCATATTGAACTCGCAAATCCTCGTTAGAAGAGTTTTGAAGCTGACCATTTTCATATAACTGCTTTGCTTCCTTAACCGTAGCTTTCACTACGGCACGATCTGCAAATAAATCACTTTCCTCTACAGAGTCTATCTTCAGACTATGGTCGTACTTATAGTATTGGTTTTCTAACTTATACTTTTGAGCAGTCTGCCGCGATTGAGACAAAACTGAACCAGTTAAAATCTGCTCTAAATTATTAATTTCATGATTCGGCCCGAAAGCTTCAGCTTTGGTTAATAACCAAGTCCGAATAACTTCCTCTGCTGTTGCATTTGTTAGAGGGCCTTCTGCTAATCCGGGTTTACTATTTGGATCAGGAATAGATATTGGTGGTTGATTAATCTGGATAAACAACTCTGAACCATGCGGAGTTGATGTAGGAAAAAACAGATTTTTTAACCATCCAAAAGTTGTTGTGGCTACCACCCAAAGAACTAATAGACTAACCAAAGAAATAAACACTCTCCATACCAGCCGTGTTTTCCCTTCTATGGTGTTAGCAAAAGTTCGCCGCCGTCGGGGACGACGAGAATGAGGACGATTATCTGGTATACGCTCTCGGCTAGCAGATGGAGTAGGTTTTCTCCGCCGACGCTTTTGGTTATGTCCGGGTGCAGCAGTCTTACCTGAACCATTTAAATGCTGATTAGTGCCTCTGCTCATCCGTTCGGCAGCAGGAACATCTGATTTTACACTCTCAGATGAATTCCATATTGGTGGTGAGAAGTTTGAATATTCGGGTGTTTCTGGCAAATCTACCTCAGGTGTTCTGCTGTGATTAAATTGCCCTGGAGTCCTAGCTGAATTGTTAGGGAAAGGAGAATTCTTTGTCTTCGGCTGGGGAAAATATTGGGGATTAATTACAGCCCATTCATTAGTTGTTTCTGCATCCGTTGGCAATGCTTCTAAATAAGCTTGCACCTGTTGGTTAGCAAAGTAATCTTTTAGGAAAGCTTGCTGGTTTGCTAAATCTCGAAAATGGGGAAATACTTCGTATTGCAACCACTGTTCTGCATATAGACACAGCCCCGGTAATAAATCTGGAGAGTCTTGAGATTTTTCCCGAATAAAAGCTAAAGCTTCGTATTCCTGACTAAGTTCTAAAACACGAGTTGCTTCTTCAGTTTGTCCCAAGAGTAATGCACATAGCGACTGTTCTAAATGTACATCTTGGCGCTTGCCCAGACGGATCAGCATTTGCCTTGCTTGACGAATTAAAGCAGGTT
It includes:
- the dhaK gene encoding dihydroxyacetone kinase subunit DhaK, translated to MKKLINKPEDFVRESLEGMAAAHSDLIKLNYDPAFVYRANAPIPGKVAIISGGGSGHEPMHAGFVGKGMLDAACPGEVFTSPTPDQMLEAAKLVDGGSGILYIVKNYSGDVMNFEMATELARSEGIRSLNILIDDDVAVKDSLYTQGRRGVGTTILAEKICGAAAEAGYDLPQIANLCRRVNLNGRSMGIALTSCTVPTNGTPTFELSDHEIELGIGIHGEPGTERTAIKPVDEITEILTRSLLEDAPYSRTLREWDEDKGEWVDVELINLPFAKGDRLLAFVNSMGGTPVSELYIVYRKLAQICEQQGLQIVRNLIGPYITSLEMQGCSITLLKLDDEMIRLWDAPVKTPSWRSGI
- the dhaL gene encoding dihydroxyacetone kinase subunit DhaL, whose translation is MLSQAQILQWLQAYATDIEQNKAYLTELDAAIGDADHGINMDRGFKKVSAQLPTLIDKDISNILKTVSMTLISSIGGASGPLYGTWFLRASTAVVGKQELTEQDVLGLLQAGLDGVLQRGKAQLGDKTMVDVLSPAVDAFGQAVGESKGTLEAMQQAVAAAQRGLQETIPMQAKKGRASYLGERSIGHPDPGGTSTYLMLKSLLGVLETI
- a CDS encoding IMS domain-containing protein — translated: MRIPLDYYRILGLPLAASDEQLRQAYSDRIVQLPRREYSQAAISSRKQLIEEAYVVLSDPKQRSTYDHLYLAHAYDPDNLAAAAVAKENRPESTKRGSDIQSLGIEISQDELVGALLILQELGEYELVLKLGRPYLINKNGAKSVRKSNNLADQEIYESAEHPDVVLTVALACLELGREQWQQGHYENAAISLETGQELLVREGLFSSVQAEIQADLYKLRPYRILELLALPQEKTAERHQGLELLQNLLEDRGGIDGTNNDESGLNIDDFLRFIQQLRNHLTVAEQHKLFEAQSKRPSAVATYLAVYALIARGFAQRQPALIRQARQMLIRLGKRQDVHLEQSLCALLLGQTEEATRVLELSQEYEALAFIREKSQDSPDLLPGLCLYAEQWLQYEVFPHFRDLANQQAFLKDYFANQQVQAYLEALPTDAETTNEWAVINPQYFPQPKTKNSPFPNNSARTPGQFNHSRTPEVDLPETPEYSNFSPPIWNSSESVKSDVPAAERMSRGTNQHLNGSGKTAAPGHNQKRRRRKPTPSASRERIPDNRPHSRRPRRRRTFANTIEGKTRLVWRVFISLVSLLVLWVVATTTFGWLKNLFFPTSTPHGSELFIQINQPPISIPDPNSKPGLAEGPLTNATAEEVIRTWLLTKAEAFGPNHEINNLEQILTGSVLSQSRQTAQKYKLENQYYKYDHSLKIDSVEESDLFADRAVVKATVKEAKQLYENGQLQNSSNEDLRVQYDLIRERGKWRIQSISAVNQIIR